One part of the Candidatus Desulfatibia profunda genome encodes these proteins:
- a CDS encoding response regulator: MSKSILIVDDEAMIQRSLLNFLEGAGYSCTTAADASEALTILDSRHFDLVISDITMAGMDGIQFMRKAKRSFSHLDFIIMTGYSHEYSYVDIIDAGAADYMIKPFEMKELRARIGRIEREWRILKELKKTNEQLEEAIKLANEKAIQAEIASMAKSEFLANMSHEIRTPMNGAIGMTELRLATDLDPQQREYATAVQKNAG; encoded by the coding sequence ATGTCAAAATCAATTTTGATCGTTGACGATGAAGCAATGATCCAGAGGAGTCTGCTTAACTTTCTTGAGGGAGCTGGATACTCTTGCACAACCGCCGCTGATGCTTCTGAAGCCTTAACGATCCTCGACAGCCGCCATTTCGATCTGGTCATTTCCGATATTACCATGGCCGGAATGGATGGTATCCAATTCATGCGCAAAGCCAAAAGATCGTTTTCCCATTTAGACTTCATCATCATGACCGGCTATTCCCACGAATACTCTTACGTTGACATCATAGATGCCGGTGCGGCCGATTATATGATCAAACCTTTCGAAATGAAGGAACTGCGGGCCAGAATCGGTCGGATCGAAAGGGAGTGGCGGATATTAAAGGAACTCAAAAAGACCAACGAACAGCTTGAAGAAGCCATAAAGCTGGCCAACGAAAAGGCCATTCAGGCCGAAATCGCCAGCATGGCCAAAAGTGAATTCCTCGCCAACATGAGCCATGAGATCCGGACCCCCATGAACGGCGCGATCGGCATGACGGAACTTAGGCTCGCCACCGATCTTGACCCGCAGCAGCGGGAATATGCTACCGCCGTACAAAAAAATGCCGG